CGCGGCTCCGACACGGCCTGCTACGGACCCTGGAAGATCGCTGGGAGCGAACTCCAGCCGAGCTATTGGCCTGCCGTGGATCGCTGAATTCCCTCCTGGACCTGGACTTGGCGATTATCGAAGATGCCTATCAGACGGAGTATCAGCGCAGGCAAGCCACCGCGGAACGACTCGCCACCATTGGGAAAGTAGCGGGCGGAATCGCTCACGAACTGCGCAATCCGCTTAACGTGGTGAAGACTTCTGTTTACTTTTTACTGAACGCCCGGGATCCTTCCGAGGAGAAGAAGCGTGTTCACCTCGAGCGAATCGAGCGACAAGTCGGACTCGCGGACAGTGTAATTACTGCCCTGAACGACTTCGCTCGCCTGCCAACTCCAGAATTGCAGCCTGTCGAAATCGAGGCCTGTTTGCGAGATGTGCTCGACCTGGTTTGCTTGCCAACCAATATCCAACAGGAGTGGCATATTGCTAGCTCGGGACTCAAGATGCTGGGAGATCGCTCGCAACTGGGCATCGTGTTTGGGAACTTAATTCGCAACGCCCGCGATGCCATGCCTCAAGGAGGAACCCTTCGATTCTATATTGCCGTCGAAAGTGAAATGGCGACGATCCGATTTCAGGATACCGGTAAAGGAATTCCGCCGGAACACGTCCAGCATATCTTTGAGCCGCTCTATTCCACTAAGGCGAAAGGGATCGGGCTAGGGTTATCGATCTCACGCGATATTGTCGATCGGCATCAAGGCACGCTCACCGTCGCCACCGAACCGAATGCCGGTTGCAGCTTCTACGTCCGTTTGCCAGCCGCTCGGTGACCAATGGGTGAACTGTCATGAACACTAAGAACTCACGGCTGCTGATTGTTGATGACGAAGCAGACACCTGCGCCAATTTGGCGGACATTTTTGGCGAGTTGGGCTTCCATGTCGACACCGCCAACCATGGCGTTGCCGCGCTTGAACTCGTGACAACTCAGCCGCCTTACGACATTGTGCTGCTCGATTTACGCATGCCCGGCATGGATGGCCTGGAGCTTTATCGACGAATCAAGCAGATCTCGGCAGGGACCGTCGCGTTGATCGTAACTGCTTATGCCAGCAGCGACACCGCGAAAACCGCGATCGCTGCAGGTGCGCGGCATGTGATCTCGAAGCCTGTTAGTATTGCGAAGCTAATCGGACTAGTGGAGTCCGCCATGAATAGTCCACTGCTGCTTGTTGTCGATGACGATCATGATCTGTGTGACAATCTCTGGGACATCTTTCACAGAGTTGGCTACCGCATTCACCTGGCGCACGATATCGATGCGGCGAGCCTAACGCTGCAGAATTGCAGTTTTCAGGTGGTTCTGCTCGATATGAAATTGCCGAGCGGCGAAGGCTCCAGTGTCTTGAAGGTGGTTAGAGCCACCAATCCGCAAGCTCGCACCATTGTCATTACGGGTTGCGCGAACGACCAGGAGATTCGCGTGCAACAAGCACTCAGGGAAGGGGCTGCTGCGGTGGCCTACAAACCGTTCGACGTCCCTGTCCTGCTGGAAATGGTTACAGCCAACCTGCATCCATTCGGTGACAAATCATGAAGCGGTTTCAGCCAGGAGCCAAGCTTACCACCGCGCGAGTTTTCGTGGTTGACGATGACGAGGATACTCGCAACAACCTGCGCGATATTCTCGAACTGGATGGCTACGAGATCGAAGACGCCTCTTGCATCAGCCAGCTTTTTGCCTTGCCGGGGTGGGATACCGTTTCTCTGATCCTGCTGGATCGTAAACTTCCAGACGGCACCCCCGAAGACGTGCTGCCGCAGATCAAGCAGAAAGCTCCCCAGGCGAGCGTGATCATCATCACCGGTTACGCGGATGTTGCAGCTGCTGTGTCGGCACTACGAATGGGTGCGGCAGACTACATCATCAAGCCCGTGAACGCCGGTGCTCTGCGCGCGAGTCTGCGGCGGGAATTGGAGCATCAGCAGTCCGAGCGGCAATTGGGCGCCCTATTCGAAAACGCGTTGGACGGTCTCGTCATTTTCGATCGTCAAGGCCACATCGTTGACGCGAATCCGGCCGCATGCTCAATCCTGGGCACCTCACGCGAACAACTGCTGGACCAGGACTTGCAATCGCCGCTTACCTGCAGCGCATTCGATCCAGCAATGCAGGGATCACTCTGCAAACCCGCTAATCTCCGCGGCGAAAGTCGACTGAAGTGTCACAACGGCAACGAAGTTCAGGTGGAGCATCAGGTGACTTATGATTTCTCGCCAGGATTGAATCTCATCTCCATTCGCGATGTGACGGATCGCAAGCGCTCCGAGCAACGCGCATTGCAGGCGGAGCGATTAGCGGCGATTGGAGAAACAATGACGGCGCTGGCTCACGAAAGTCGTAACGCGCTGCAGCGCGGCTCTGCGTGCCTCGAGATGCTGGCGCTTGAAGTCGAAGACCGCCCCGTTGCGCTGGATTTGGTGGCACGAGCCCAGAAAGCCCAGCAGCAACTGCGGCAACTGTATGAAGAGGTTCGGCAGTGGGCCGCTCCGATCAATCTGCAACTACAAGCCGTGGAATTGTGCGACGTGTGGCGTGAGGCGTGGCACCAGGTTACTCAAGTGCATCTCGGAAAACGGCTTAAGCTCGTCGAGTTCGTCGAAAGCAAATCCAATTGTCGAATCGATCCGAACAAGTTCTCGCAGGTTTTTCGCAATATCTTTGAGAACGCCGTGGAAGTATCGCCCGACGCTGGCGTGATTGAATTGAAGTGCAAGGTCAACGAAGCGAAGGAACTGACGGTGTCGATCCTCGATCATGGTCCTGGACTCTCTGCGGAACAGGCCGTGCGATTGTTCGAACCATTCTTTACCACAAAGACAAAAGGGACCGGCCTGGGACTTGCTATCGCTAAACGTTTGATTCAGGCCCATGCAGGTGAGATCTCCGCGTCGTCGCCAGGCGGCGCTTGCATCGAAATTACCATTCCCCGAGGCATGGTATGACGATTCGCTTGCGAATTGCGATCGCCGACGACGAAGCCGATATGCGCGACTTCCTGGCCCGCATGCTGCCTCGTTGTGGCCACGAGGTAGTTTCCAGCGCCAAGACCGGTTTGCAACTCGTCGAGGATTGTCGTCGCGTTGTGCCTGATCTGGTCATCACCGATATCAAGATGCCGGAACTCGACGGCATCGAAGCTTCGACGCTGATTAATCGCGAGCGGCCGGTGCCAGTGATACTTATCTCGGCGTATCATGACCCTGTTCTCCTCGCGCGTGCCGCCAACGATCACGCCCTGGGATACCTGGTCAAGCCGATCACGTTTGCCGATCTGCAGCCCGCAATCGACCTAGCGATGGAACGTTTTAACGAGCTGCAGTCTCGATCCACTGGTGATCGCATATCACCGGATTCAGCTCCCACCTGCCAGCCCAAGCAATGATCAGTCATGAAACCATCTGTTGTTGATGTTCTAGTAGTTGATGACGACGAAGACTTTCGCCCACTGCTGCTGCAGAAGTTGAAGCGGAGCGGCATGAACGTAGACGGTGCAGCCAATGCTGCGGAGGCACTCGATTTGGCACAACGTCGGCAGTTTGATGTGGCCATCTTCGATATGCAAATGCCGGGAATGTCGGGGCTCGAATTGCTGGAAAAGTACAAATCGCAGTTTCCCGAAACCGAAGTCATTGTGCTGACCGGGCAAGGAACGATCGAGTCGGCCGTTCAGGCCATGCAGTTGGGCGCGTTCAACTATCTGCAAAAGCCCTTTGGCCTGAACGAATTGGAAGCGCAAATCCAAAAAGCAGCAGAACGCCGCGCGCTGCGAAAAGAAAACGAACAACTCCGCACGCTGCTCGCCCGCAGCCGGTACGGCAAACACATTATCGGCGAATCGCCATCGATGAAGGAAATATTTCGTCTCATCGAGCGGGCTGGTCCCAGTGACCGTGCCATTCTGATTCAAGGCGAAAGTGGTACCGGTAAGGAACTGGTTGCCGAAGCGCTCCATCGCTCGAGTTCGCGCGCCGATCGGCCGTTGGTGGCCGTTAATTGTGCTGCCCTGCCTGAGACACTACTCGAGAGTGAACTCTTCGGACACGAAAAAGGATCCTTCACTGGCGCAATTGCTGCCAAGCAAGGCTTGTTTGAAGCGGCCGACGGAGGAACTTTGTTCATCGACGAAATTGGCGAAATGCCGGGTGCACTGCAGGCCAAATTATTGCGCGTTCTCGAGAACGGTGCCCTCCGCCGCGTTGGTTCCATCCAAGAGCGCAAAGTGAATGTGCGTTTGCTGGCCGCCACCAATCGCGACCTGAGAAATGAGATCAAGGCTGGTCGCTTTCGCGAGGATTTGTACTATCGCATCAATGTCATGTCTCTCGAACTGCCGCCGCTGCGCGAACGCCCCGGCGATATCGATTTGCTCGTCGATCATTTTCTCGGCGACGATTGGCACGTGGAAGACGAGGCCCTGCAACTTCTGAACGGGTACAATTGGCCCGGCAACGTCCGCCAATTGCTCAACGTGCTCGAACGAGCCAAAATTTTGGCGGATGACGATGTAATTCGTAAGAAGGACTTGCCCAAAGAGGTGCTGCAGGGACAATCGTCCGATCCGGCTACTGTCGTGCATCGATTAGCAACGCCCGCCCAAGCGCCGGATGATCTGAACTCGTTTCAACGCGCGAAGGTGCTTTCGGTGCTGCAGCGCGAAGCGTTTAACAAAGCCAAGGCGGCACGGGCTTTGGGGATCAGTCGCCGCAAGTTGTATCGACTGCTCGAGAAGTATGACCTGGCCGATGCGTCGTCTGGCACATTCCCCTAGTCTGCAAACCGCAAAAGGGGGTGTCCAACAATCGTGGTCATTGTTGGACACCACTTAGCGCAACTCTCGGGATTGCGAGCAATGTGTGTCCAAGAATGGGCACTCAAGTTGGACACTTAGGGCGCAATCCGAGGTCACTTCGGATAGTGCGGAACGGTATCCATATGGGTGGAACATCCTTCATCGACGCCGAAGGCCTCGGCCAACAACTCACGCTCGCTTTCCTCGTATAGACGCAGGTCCGAGGCTAGTTGCTGGATCTCTTGTTCGACCATGAACGAGCAAGTCCCTAGGCGATTCCGTCCTTCAAACTTCGCAACAATTCGCTCGATGGCCGCAA
Above is a window of Anatilimnocola aggregata DNA encoding:
- a CDS encoding sensor histidine kinase, coding for MTAFLRYQELQRYVGWTDVDSERVQSVGPLLASAFGLLIDDFYAEIEHHPDASKVITGGAEQISRLKRSLHRWLEELFSGKYDREYVERRWRVGHRHVDIGLSQVYTNVALSRLRHGLLRTLEDRWERTPAELLACRGSLNSLLDLDLAIIEDAYQTEYQRRQATAERLATIGKVAGGIAHELRNPLNVVKTSVYFLLNARDPSEEKKRVHLERIERQVGLADSVITALNDFARLPTPELQPVEIEACLRDVLDLVCLPTNIQQEWHIASSGLKMLGDRSQLGIVFGNLIRNARDAMPQGGTLRFYIAVESEMATIRFQDTGKGIPPEHVQHIFEPLYSTKAKGIGLGLSISRDIVDRHQGTLTVATEPNAGCSFYVRLPAAR
- a CDS encoding response regulator, which translates into the protein MNTKNSRLLIVDDEADTCANLADIFGELGFHVDTANHGVAALELVTTQPPYDIVLLDLRMPGMDGLELYRRIKQISAGTVALIVTAYASSDTAKTAIAAGARHVISKPVSIAKLIGLVESAMNSPLLLVVDDDHDLCDNLWDIFHRVGYRIHLAHDIDAASLTLQNCSFQVVLLDMKLPSGEGSSVLKVVRATNPQARTIVITGCANDQEIRVQQALREGAAAVAYKPFDVPVLLEMVTANLHPFGDKS
- a CDS encoding hybrid sensor histidine kinase/response regulator codes for the protein MKRFQPGAKLTTARVFVVDDDEDTRNNLRDILELDGYEIEDASCISQLFALPGWDTVSLILLDRKLPDGTPEDVLPQIKQKAPQASVIIITGYADVAAAVSALRMGAADYIIKPVNAGALRASLRRELEHQQSERQLGALFENALDGLVIFDRQGHIVDANPAACSILGTSREQLLDQDLQSPLTCSAFDPAMQGSLCKPANLRGESRLKCHNGNEVQVEHQVTYDFSPGLNLISIRDVTDRKRSEQRALQAERLAAIGETMTALAHESRNALQRGSACLEMLALEVEDRPVALDLVARAQKAQQQLRQLYEEVRQWAAPINLQLQAVELCDVWREAWHQVTQVHLGKRLKLVEFVESKSNCRIDPNKFSQVFRNIFENAVEVSPDAGVIELKCKVNEAKELTVSILDHGPGLSAEQAVRLFEPFFTTKTKGTGLGLAIAKRLIQAHAGEISASSPGGACIEITIPRGMV
- a CDS encoding ANTAR domain-containing response regulator, which produces MTIRLRIAIADDEADMRDFLARMLPRCGHEVVSSAKTGLQLVEDCRRVVPDLVITDIKMPELDGIEASTLINRERPVPVILISAYHDPVLLARAANDHALGYLVKPITFADLQPAIDLAMERFNELQSRSTGDRISPDSAPTCQPKQ
- a CDS encoding sigma-54-dependent transcriptional regulator, which encodes MKPSVVDVLVVDDDEDFRPLLLQKLKRSGMNVDGAANAAEALDLAQRRQFDVAIFDMQMPGMSGLELLEKYKSQFPETEVIVLTGQGTIESAVQAMQLGAFNYLQKPFGLNELEAQIQKAAERRALRKENEQLRTLLARSRYGKHIIGESPSMKEIFRLIERAGPSDRAILIQGESGTGKELVAEALHRSSSRADRPLVAVNCAALPETLLESELFGHEKGSFTGAIAAKQGLFEAADGGTLFIDEIGEMPGALQAKLLRVLENGALRRVGSIQERKVNVRLLAATNRDLRNEIKAGRFREDLYYRINVMSLELPPLRERPGDIDLLVDHFLGDDWHVEDEALQLLNGYNWPGNVRQLLNVLERAKILADDDVIRKKDLPKEVLQGQSSDPATVVHRLATPAQAPDDLNSFQRAKVLSVLQREAFNKAKAARALGISRRKLYRLLEKYDLADASSGTFP